The following are encoded together in the Fodinibius salinus genome:
- a CDS encoding amidohydrolase: MPFNIDSDLTELTSIRHHLHSIAEISGNEQKTSKFITDFLEETAPHHLQTGIGGEGILATYKGDHTGPHILLRSELDALPIPDINDVDYQSKTEGVGHKCGHDGHMTILCGVAQLLAQNPLETGKVSLLFQPAEETGQGASRVVEDEKFQDLSPDYCFALHNLPGFQKHQIIVRKDVFAAASVGCIIRLKGATAHAAHPEEGKSPALAMAQMVEAFSAIPQFYSSLEQAAKVTVINADLGERAFGTSPGEATVMATLRAYDDNVLANLKEQCLRIANHTAKTYELAIDHEWVEEFPSTINNSEAVDYITSAAQNLEHKLNVKQYPFSWSEDFGHITAEISGAMFGLGAGKEQPALHAEDYDFPDEIISTGISMFMQIVTEVLNES; encoded by the coding sequence ATGCCTTTTAATATTGACAGTGATCTTACAGAATTAACGAGCATTCGGCATCATCTTCATTCCATTGCAGAAATTTCGGGGAATGAACAAAAAACCAGTAAATTTATTACAGATTTTTTGGAAGAAACGGCCCCCCATCATCTGCAAACCGGCATTGGGGGAGAGGGAATTTTAGCTACCTATAAGGGAGACCATACAGGCCCACATATTTTGCTGCGTTCCGAACTTGATGCGTTGCCCATTCCCGACATAAATGATGTTGATTACCAGTCAAAGACTGAAGGCGTTGGTCACAAGTGCGGCCACGATGGACACATGACTATATTATGTGGAGTGGCTCAGTTATTGGCTCAAAACCCTTTAGAAACCGGAAAGGTATCACTGCTTTTTCAGCCAGCCGAAGAAACGGGACAGGGAGCGTCAAGGGTTGTTGAGGATGAAAAATTTCAAGATTTATCGCCAGATTATTGTTTTGCTTTGCACAATCTTCCGGGCTTTCAGAAGCACCAGATTATTGTTCGTAAAGATGTATTTGCAGCAGCATCAGTAGGATGTATTATTCGCCTCAAAGGGGCAACGGCGCATGCTGCCCATCCCGAAGAAGGTAAGAGTCCGGCATTGGCGATGGCGCAAATGGTTGAAGCGTTTTCGGCTATTCCTCAATTCTACAGTTCACTAGAGCAGGCCGCAAAGGTAACGGTTATTAATGCCGACCTGGGGGAGCGAGCTTTCGGTACTTCTCCCGGTGAGGCAACTGTCATGGCCACACTTCGCGCCTATGATGATAACGTCTTGGCCAACTTGAAAGAACAGTGCCTGCGTATTGCCAACCATACTGCAAAAACGTATGAACTTGCTATTGATCATGAATGGGTAGAGGAATTTCCTTCAACGATTAATAATAGTGAGGCCGTAGATTATATAACTTCAGCTGCTCAGAATTTAGAGCATAAGTTAAATGTAAAACAGTATCCGTTTAGCTGGTCAGAAGACTTTGGTCATATCACGGCGGAGATTTCAGGTGCTATGTTTGGATTAGGAGCAGGAAAAGAGCAGCCTGCTTTGCACGCCGAGGATTATGACTTTCCTGATGAAATTATTTCCACTGGAATTTCAATGTTTATGCAAATTGTAACAGAGGTATTGAACGAATCATGA
- a CDS encoding GNAT family N-acetyltransferase, translating into MEFDIIQSDIQNPTAFSREDIADFLYEHLDEYGDEKKHILSCISYAYGDKEAQDGFILVAHKEDQILGTVIINDTNMAGFIPEHILVYIAVASEARGQGLGKKLMERIIDETEGDIALHVEPDNPAKHLYEKYGFTNKYLEMRLKK; encoded by the coding sequence ATGGAATTTGATATTATACAATCTGATATCCAGAATCCCACAGCTTTTAGTCGCGAAGATATCGCAGACTTTTTGTATGAACATCTAGATGAATATGGAGATGAAAAAAAGCATATATTATCGTGCATCAGTTATGCATATGGAGATAAAGAAGCTCAGGACGGTTTTATTTTAGTTGCCCATAAGGAGGATCAAATTTTAGGTACGGTAATTATTAACGATACCAACATGGCTGGCTTTATTCCCGAGCATATTTTGGTGTATATTGCCGTAGCGTCTGAGGCACGCGGACAGGGATTGGGTAAAAAACTGATGGAACGAATTATTGACGAAACCGAAGGAGATATAGCGCTGCATGTTGAGCCCGACAATCCTGCCAAGCACCTGTATGAGAAATACGGGTTTACGAACAAATATTTAGAAATGAGACTTAAGAAATAG
- a CDS encoding peptidoglycan DD-metalloendopeptidase family protein has product MSDLSDYSFSKVMDYPDDPEAFYIFDFSGGYDEAFIREQGWGIGRYNEERTDMYNTPLFDGRRNIHMGIDIWASAGEPVFSFWEGLVVYKQQNDNDGDYGPTIVIKYNFDNEDLFALYGHLSRESLEMVKVGGEIAKGQQIATLGSEKVNGGWEPHLHFQLSVDDPKEADMPGVVSEKNREEALEKYPDPRIILGDLY; this is encoded by the coding sequence ATGTCCGACTTATCTGATTATAGTTTTTCAAAAGTAATGGATTATCCGGATGATCCGGAAGCATTTTATATATTTGATTTTTCTGGCGGATATGATGAAGCATTTATCCGAGAACAGGGTTGGGGAATTGGCCGATATAACGAAGAGCGTACCGATATGTATAATACGCCTTTGTTTGATGGTCGCAGGAATATCCACATGGGTATTGACATCTGGGCATCGGCAGGGGAGCCCGTTTTCTCTTTTTGGGAGGGGCTAGTTGTTTATAAACAACAAAACGACAACGACGGTGACTACGGTCCTACTATTGTTATCAAGTACAATTTTGATAATGAAGATTTATTTGCCTTATATGGACACTTGTCCCGCGAATCTTTGGAGATGGTAAAAGTAGGAGGTGAGATTGCAAAAGGACAGCAGATTGCCACTCTCGGTAGCGAAAAAGTCAACGGAGGGTGGGAGCCTCATCTTCATTTTCAACTTTCGGTTGATGATCCCAAAGAAGCCGATATGCCCGGTGTAGTTTCAGAAAAAAATAGAGAAGAGGCGTTAGAAAAGTACCCAGATCCCCGAATAATATTAGGAGATTTGTATTAA
- a CDS encoding alanine racemase: MAYLKLYRDKLRDNYDYLDNLFKENGIKWGITTKLLCGHEEYLKEVADLGIGEMLDSRISNLKKIKEIDPNTLTTYIKPPPRDIIDSVVKYADVSLNTELSTLHALSEEAQRQDKIHKVIIMIELGDLREGVIRENLIDFYEKVFKLTNIEVIGIGANLNCMHGVMPDEDKLIQLSLYKQIIELRFDKNIPLVSGGTTVTIPLLLRNQLPSGVNHFRVGEALFFGKNLFTEGTIEGMHNDVLELYSQVIEIAEKPKVPSGELGLDPQGERTEIDEDQLGETSYRAILDIGYLDINPDHLIDIEGNVEIADASSDMLILDVGENEAGYEVGDFIRFRMKYMGALGIMNSDYIDKIVE, encoded by the coding sequence ATGGCCTATTTAAAACTGTATCGTGATAAACTACGCGATAACTACGATTATCTCGATAATCTGTTCAAAGAAAATGGCATCAAGTGGGGTATTACCACAAAGCTGCTCTGTGGACATGAAGAATATTTGAAAGAAGTAGCTGATCTTGGGATTGGTGAAATGCTTGATTCCCGGATCAGCAACCTGAAAAAGATTAAGGAGATTGACCCCAATACTCTGACGACATATATCAAGCCACCGCCGAGAGATATTATCGATTCGGTGGTAAAATATGCTGATGTGAGTCTTAATACTGAGCTTTCTACGCTCCACGCTCTTTCCGAAGAGGCCCAACGGCAGGATAAAATTCATAAGGTCATTATCATGATTGAGTTGGGTGACCTGCGAGAAGGGGTGATCAGGGAAAATTTGATCGATTTCTATGAGAAAGTTTTTAAGCTCACCAATATCGAAGTGATTGGGATTGGTGCCAATCTCAATTGCATGCACGGGGTAATGCCTGATGAGGATAAGCTGATTCAGCTTTCACTTTATAAACAGATTATTGAGCTTCGCTTTGATAAAAACATCCCCTTGGTATCCGGTGGAACAACAGTGACCATACCACTACTTTTGCGTAACCAGCTGCCCAGCGGCGTGAATCATTTTAGAGTAGGGGAGGCTCTGTTCTTTGGAAAGAATTTATTTACAGAGGGCACGATCGAAGGGATGCATAATGATGTTCTTGAGCTTTATTCGCAGGTTATTGAAATAGCCGAAAAACCCAAAGTGCCCAGTGGAGAACTGGGTTTGGATCCACAGGGAGAAAGGACTGAAATTGACGAAGATCAGCTGGGAGAAACTTCCTATCGCGCCATCTTGGATATTGGATACCTGGATATTAATCCCGACCATCTTATAGATATAGAAGGGAATGTTGAAATTGCCGATGCCAGCTCGGATATGCTTATTCTTGATGTGGGTGAAAATGAAGCCGGCTACGAGGTTGGTGACTTTATTCGTTTTCGAATGAAATACATGGGAGCCCTTGGTATTATGAACTCCGACTATATTGATAAAATTGTAGAGTAA
- a CDS encoding sodium:solute symporter family protein: protein MHWIDLTIIGCYMVAMLGFGLFFLKKNEGADDYYVGGRNMGSLHVGLSVVATDVGGGFSIGLGGLGFVMGLSGSWMLFTGLIGAWLAAVLLIPKVKGNKAFDNAYTFPEVFKYYFNPKVALVAGIISAVGYAGFTSSQILAGAKLATGTFADLDLQTALIIMGSVAVLYTVMGGLKAVIYTDTVQWAILMVGLIFVGIPISYYAVGGWEAISQTVDPALLSMTNMDWQRVVYWAVTIIPIWFVGMTLYQRIYACNDEETAKRAWYLAGLFEWPVMAFMGISLGLFAKVGAAQGMFDYLGVANAAEADPETGLPMLLRTVLPVGLMGIMMSAYFSAILSTADSCLMAASGNVVSDIIGYFKDVDHDSDTFLRFSQITTLIIGAGALLIATRMTNVLNLMLYSYAFMVSGLFVPILGALYWPKSSSTGAIAAMILGGGTTLALELLLQTIVLNLQVIPLFNLPKIVWSIEKLPAGLDANVFGISVSAIVFFVVSLIFPDSKGSKAEVQAQENINATA, encoded by the coding sequence ATGCATTGGATTGACCTGACGATTATTGGCTGTTATATGGTAGCCATGTTAGGTTTTGGGTTATTCTTTTTGAAAAAAAATGAAGGAGCTGATGACTATTATGTAGGCGGTCGCAACATGGGTAGTCTGCACGTTGGCCTTTCAGTTGTTGCTACTGACGTCGGCGGTGGATTCTCTATTGGTCTTGGTGGCTTGGGTTTTGTGATGGGCCTATCGGGATCATGGATGCTCTTTACAGGTTTGATTGGTGCTTGGCTTGCCGCTGTGCTTCTTATCCCAAAAGTGAAAGGGAATAAAGCCTTTGATAATGCTTACACCTTTCCAGAAGTTTTTAAGTATTATTTTAATCCTAAAGTAGCTTTGGTAGCCGGTATTATTTCGGCAGTGGGATACGCTGGTTTTACAAGCTCTCAGATTTTAGCCGGCGCGAAGCTGGCAACAGGCACTTTCGCTGATCTGGACTTACAAACAGCACTTATTATTATGGGGTCTGTAGCCGTACTTTATACCGTAATGGGCGGGCTCAAAGCTGTTATTTACACTGATACCGTACAGTGGGCCATCCTAATGGTCGGACTCATTTTTGTAGGTATTCCTATATCATACTATGCCGTGGGCGGCTGGGAAGCTATTTCACAAACTGTTGATCCGGCTCTGCTTTCAATGACAAATATGGATTGGCAACGCGTGGTGTACTGGGCAGTCACGATTATTCCTATCTGGTTTGTAGGCATGACGTTGTACCAGCGCATTTACGCTTGTAATGACGAGGAAACGGCTAAGCGAGCCTGGTATTTAGCCGGACTTTTTGAATGGCCGGTGATGGCATTTATGGGTATTTCCTTAGGACTGTTTGCTAAAGTGGGTGCTGCTCAAGGCATGTTCGATTATTTAGGTGTTGCAAACGCTGCCGAGGCCGATCCTGAAACTGGTCTCCCTATGCTGTTACGTACCGTACTGCCCGTTGGACTTATGGGGATTATGATGAGCGCCTATTTTTCGGCTATACTCTCTACCGCAGATAGTTGTCTGATGGCCGCATCCGGTAATGTAGTTTCCGATATTATTGGTTATTTTAAAGATGTTGACCATGACAGCGATACCTTTTTGCGGTTTTCGCAGATAACGACCCTTATCATTGGTGCCGGAGCATTATTAATAGCTACAAGAATGACTAATGTGCTTAATCTAATGCTGTACTCATATGCATTTATGGTATCAGGATTGTTCGTACCTATTTTGGGTGCACTTTACTGGCCCAAGAGTAGCAGCACAGGTGCAATTGCAGCTATGATCTTAGGCGGGGGAACAACACTGGCGCTGGAACTTTTGCTGCAAACTATTGTTTTAAACCTTCAAGTTATACCATTGTTTAATTTACCGAAAATTGTTTGGTCTATAGAAAAACTACCTGCCGGACTAGATGCTAACGTATTTGGTATTAGTGTTTCAGCGATCGTATTCTTTGTTGTTTCACTGATCTTTCCCGATAGTAAGGGATCAAAAGCCGAAGTACAGGCACAAGAAAATATTAATGCAACTGCTTAA